A window of the Pogona vitticeps strain Pit_001003342236 chromosome 4, PviZW2.1, whole genome shotgun sequence genome harbors these coding sequences:
- the MAPRE1 gene encoding microtubule-associated protein RP/EB family member 1 isoform X2, producing MAVNVYSTSVTSDNLSRHDMLAWINESLGLNLTKIEQLCSGAAYCQFMDMLFPGSVTLKKVKFQAKLEHEYIQNFKVLQAGFKRMGVDKIIPVDKLVKGKFQDNFEFVQWFKKFFDANYDGKDYDPVAARQGQETVPAPPLVVPMLNKPKKNLGSGGTAPARPMVAQRTAVANKTGPGMVKKAPAGIGEDESAELIQQINVLKMTVEDLEKERDFYFGKLRNIELICQENEGESDPVLQRIVEILYATDEGFVIPDEGAPPEEQEEY from the exons ATGGCTGTTAACGTGTACTCCACTTCGGTGACCAGCGATAACTTGAGTCGACATGATATGCTTGCCTGGATCAATGAGTCGTTAGGGTTGAACCTGACCAAGATAGAGCAGCTTTGCTCAG gTGCTGCTTATTGTCAGTTTATGGACATGCTCTTTCCTGGTTCTGTAACGCTCAAGAAAGTGAAATTCCAAGCAAAGTTGGAACATGAATACATTCAAAATTTCAAGGTTCTACAAGCAGGTTTTAAGAGGATGGGTGTGGATAAA ataatTCCTGTGGACAAACTAGTGAAAGGAAAATTCCAAGATAACTTTGAATTTGTTCAGTGGTTCAAAAAATTCTTTGATGCGAACTATGATGGGAAGGACTATGACCCCGTGGCAGCTCGGCAAGGCCAGGAGACAGTGCCAGCACCTCCTCTGGTTGTACCCATGCTGAATAAACCTAAGAAAAACCTTGGTTCTGGTGGCACAG CTCCGGCGAGGCCAATGGTTGCGCAGAGGACAGCGGTGGCTAATAAAACCGGACCGGGCATGGTTAAAAAGGCTCCTGCAGGAATTGGAGAGGATGAGTCTGCTGAATTGATCCAGCAG ATCAATGTGTTAAAAATGACTGTTGAAGATTTGGAGAAGGAAAGAGACTTCTACTTTGGGAAGCTGCGGAACATTGAGCTGATTTGCCAGGAGAACGAAGGCGAGAGTGACCCCGTCCTCCAAAGGATTGTCGAGATTCTTTATGCCACGGAT GAAGGTTTTGTCATACCAGATGAAGGAGCACCTCCAGAGGAGCAAGAGGAGTATTAA
- the MAPRE1 gene encoding microtubule-associated protein RP/EB family member 1 isoform X1, with protein MAVNVYSTSVTSDNLSRHDMLAWINESLGLNLTKIEQLCSGAAYCQFMDMLFPGSVTLKKVKFQAKLEHEYIQNFKVLQAGFKRMGVDKIIPVDKLVKGKFQDNFEFVQWFKKFFDANYDGKDYDPVAARQGQETVPAPPLVVPMLNKPKKNLGSGGTDYSFVGASELKDARADATTSLNRTAVIAPARPMVAQRTAVANKTGPGMVKKAPAGIGEDESAELIQQINVLKMTVEDLEKERDFYFGKLRNIELICQENEGESDPVLQRIVEILYATDEGFVIPDEGAPPEEQEEY; from the exons ATGGCTGTTAACGTGTACTCCACTTCGGTGACCAGCGATAACTTGAGTCGACATGATATGCTTGCCTGGATCAATGAGTCGTTAGGGTTGAACCTGACCAAGATAGAGCAGCTTTGCTCAG gTGCTGCTTATTGTCAGTTTATGGACATGCTCTTTCCTGGTTCTGTAACGCTCAAGAAAGTGAAATTCCAAGCAAAGTTGGAACATGAATACATTCAAAATTTCAAGGTTCTACAAGCAGGTTTTAAGAGGATGGGTGTGGATAAA ataatTCCTGTGGACAAACTAGTGAAAGGAAAATTCCAAGATAACTTTGAATTTGTTCAGTGGTTCAAAAAATTCTTTGATGCGAACTATGATGGGAAGGACTATGACCCCGTGGCAGCTCGGCAAGGCCAGGAGACAGTGCCAGCACCTCCTCTGGTTGTACCCATGCTGAATAAACCTAAGAAAAACCTTGGTTCTGGTGGCACAG ATTACAGTTTTGTAGGCGCTTCAGAGCTGAAGGATGCACGAGCAGATGCTACTACATCGCTAAATAGAACTGCTGTGATTG CTCCGGCGAGGCCAATGGTTGCGCAGAGGACAGCGGTGGCTAATAAAACCGGACCGGGCATGGTTAAAAAGGCTCCTGCAGGAATTGGAGAGGATGAGTCTGCTGAATTGATCCAGCAG ATCAATGTGTTAAAAATGACTGTTGAAGATTTGGAGAAGGAAAGAGACTTCTACTTTGGGAAGCTGCGGAACATTGAGCTGATTTGCCAGGAGAACGAAGGCGAGAGTGACCCCGTCCTCCAAAGGATTGTCGAGATTCTTTATGCCACGGAT GAAGGTTTTGTCATACCAGATGAAGGAGCACCTCCAGAGGAGCAAGAGGAGTATTAA